Proteins from one Mycolicibacter virginiensis genomic window:
- a CDS encoding ROK family protein — MAAVLALDVGGTKIAAGLVDPDGSLTYAATLPTRADQGTEVVWAVAAELIENALERAGGRVAAVGIGSAGPIDVNAGTVSPVNIAGWRGFALRDRVAAAVPGVPVRLGGDGVCMALGEYLHGAGRGTRSMLGMVVSTGVGGGLVVDGAPLHGRTGNAGHVGHVIVDPDGERCRCGGRGCVETIASGPAMVRWALANGWTPEASSADAKALAAAADAGDPVALRAFRRGTDALAVMITSVAAVCDLDLVVIGGGVARSGALLFGPLRAALAERAGLDFLVGLQVVPAELGGDAGLVGAAVLATLA, encoded by the coding sequence ATGGCCGCGGTCCTCGCGCTGGATGTCGGTGGCACCAAGATCGCCGCCGGCCTGGTCGATCCGGACGGCTCCCTGACCTACGCTGCCACCCTGCCCACCCGGGCGGACCAGGGCACCGAGGTGGTGTGGGCGGTGGCGGCCGAGCTGATTGAGAACGCCCTGGAACGGGCCGGTGGGCGGGTGGCCGCCGTGGGCATCGGCTCGGCCGGACCGATCGACGTCAACGCCGGAACGGTCAGCCCGGTCAACATCGCGGGCTGGCGCGGATTCGCGCTGCGGGACCGGGTGGCCGCCGCGGTGCCCGGGGTTCCGGTCCGATTGGGCGGTGACGGCGTCTGTATGGCGCTCGGCGAATACCTGCACGGCGCCGGGCGCGGCACCCGATCCATGCTGGGCATGGTGGTCTCCACCGGCGTGGGCGGCGGTTTGGTGGTCGACGGCGCCCCGTTGCACGGCCGTACCGGCAACGCGGGCCACGTCGGGCACGTCATCGTCGATCCCGACGGCGAGCGGTGCCGCTGCGGTGGCCGCGGCTGCGTGGAGACCATCGCCTCCGGCCCGGCGATGGTGCGCTGGGCGCTGGCTAACGGTTGGACGCCGGAAGCATCTTCAGCAGACGCCAAGGCGCTGGCCGCAGCCGCCGACGCCGGTGACCCCGTGGCGCTGCGGGCTTTTCGGCGTGGCACCGACGCGCTGGCGGTGATGATCACCTCGGTGGCGGCGGTGTGCGACCTGGATCTGGTGGTGATCGGCGGGGGAGTCGCCCGCTCCGGTGCCTTGTTGTTCGGCCCGTTGCGGGCCGCGCTGGCCGAGCGTGCCGGGTTGGACTTCCTGGTCGGCCTGCAGGTGGTGCCCGCCGAACTCGGCGGCGACGCCGGGCTGGTGGGGGCGGCCGTGCTGGCCACCCTGGCCTGA
- a CDS encoding carboxymuconolactone decarboxylase family protein, which translates to MNIDIPEGQDAIEYVWGSLVPGIGPAAANFSLAVYAHSTLGLREFEAARLRIAQLNGCLFCQDWRTERDGAKVEEEFAEAVEQWRTTDRLDDRARLAAEYAERYVLDHHGLDDEFWTRFQAHYDQREAVELTMSLGAWLAFGRLNRVFGLDAICALPSHATTQTS; encoded by the coding sequence GTGAACATCGACATCCCCGAGGGCCAAGACGCCATCGAATACGTCTGGGGTTCCCTTGTCCCCGGGATCGGCCCCGCGGCGGCGAACTTCTCCCTGGCTGTCTACGCCCACTCGACGCTGGGCCTGCGCGAGTTCGAGGCCGCCCGACTGCGCATAGCCCAGTTGAACGGCTGCCTGTTCTGCCAGGACTGGCGAACGGAACGCGACGGCGCCAAGGTGGAAGAAGAGTTCGCCGAGGCAGTAGAACAGTGGCGCACGACAGACCGCCTGGACGACAGGGCACGCCTGGCCGCGGAGTACGCGGAACGCTACGTCCTCGACCATCACGGCTTGGACGACGAGTTCTGGACCCGCTTCCAGGCCCACTACGACCAGCGTGAGGCCGTGGAACTGACGATGTCGCTGGGAGCCTGGCTGGCCTTCGGCCGGTTGAACAGGGTCTTCGGTCTGGACGCGATCTGCGCCCTCCCCAGCCACGCGACCACGCAGACCTCTTAA